CTGATCGACGTCACCGGCAACACCCATCGCGCCGAGATCTGCATCGACAAGCTGTTCTCGCCCGACGGACCGACCGGTCGTCTGGGGCTCGTGGAGTTCCGCTCGTTCGAGATGCCGCCTCACGACCGCATGTCCCTTGCCCAGCAACTGCTGTTAAGGGCCATCATCGTGCGTCTGTGGGAGCGTCCGTGCCGCAACAAGCTGGTTCGCTGGGGCACTCAGCTCCATGACCGCTTCATGCTGCCTCACTATGTGCGTGAAGACTTCCGCGATGTCCTGCTCGATCTTGCCAACCACGATCTGAAGCTCGAAGAGGACTGGTTTGCACCGCACTTCGAATTCCGCTTCCCGCGCTATGGCGAAGTGAATTACGACGGCGTCCAGATCGAACTGCGTCAGGCACTCGAGCCATGGAACGTATTGGGTGAGGAAGGCGCCGTCGGTGGTACGGCCCGCTATGTCGATAGCTCGCTTGAACGTGTTCAGGTCAAGGTCAAGGGTCTCAACCCGGATCGCCATGTCCTAACGGTCAATGAGGTTGCCATCCCGCTGCGCCCGACCGGGCGTCAGGATGAATCGGTTGCCGGTGTGCGCTACCGTGCCTGGCAGCCACCATCCTGTCTGCATCCGATGATCGGCGTCCACACGCCGCTGACCTTCGATCTTCTGGACAAATGGAACATGCGCTCCCTCGGGGGCTGTCGCTATCACGTTGCCCACCCGGGCGGTCGAGGCTATGAAGTGTTCCCGGTCAACGCCTACGAGGCCGAAAGCCGACGCCTTTCCCGATTCGAGACCATCGGTCATACGCCGGGCTTCTTCGATCCGGTTAAACTCGATGAGAGCGCCGAGTTCCCTTACACGCTGGATTTGCGTCTGGCGTCTGTGAGGTAGCAATTACAAGGCGTTAGGTAATTTTAACCGAAATGTTTAAGTGTAAAGAGGCGGCCTGAGCCGCCTCTTCTCTTGTAAAAGTTGCCTTTACCACACAGTGTTAGAATAGTCGCTAGTAGAAAATTCGCTCTGTCTTTGTTTTTTCATCGAAGCGGTGCTAAAAGCAGGGATCCAGCTCCAAAGCGAGGAAAAAACACTCGTAGCGAGACTGGTGACCAAAAATAATAATCAACGAAATGAGTGTAGGGGGGACAACTCATGGTCGCGGAAACGTTATGCAATTGAACCAGCCAAAGGCTGCAGGAAACCAGACTGCAAACAGTGCAAATGCTGCAAGGACCGAGCAGGTCCAGTTGAATATGCCAACACTGCTGTACCAGCCGCAGGCAGGTGTCCATGACGAGATGATGGACGCCAACGGTGCTATTCGCCCGCATTGGCAGCAGTGGTTTCAGTCCTTTTCCAACTGGTCTCCGACGGAACGGGGGACCCATTCCGAGCAGCTCAATCAGGTTGTCCGCGAGACCGGTATTGCCTACGATCTGTTCGCCGATCCGAACGAGGCCAAACAGCCCTGGTCCATCGACCTTGCACCGCTGATCGTGTCACCCGAAGAATGGCTCTGGCTGAAGGCTGCGCTGGCCCAGCGCGCCCGCCTGTTCAATGCCATCAATCTCGATCTTTATGGTCCTCAGAAGCTGATCCGCGAAGGCTATCTGCCCGCCGCGCTCATCTTCAGCGACAAGACCTATCTGCGCTCGATGCAGGGCCACAAGAGCCTATTCAACGGCGTGCAGTTCTTCGCCGCCGATCTGGCGAAGGGGCCGGACGGGTCATGGCGCGTGCTCGACAACCATGCCGAAACCCCGGCAGGCGTCGGCTTTGCCCTTGCCAACAGGATTTCCCTCACCCATTGCGAAGGCAATCTCTTCCGCGACAGCAAGGCCCTGCGGCTAGCCCCCTATTTCCAGCAGCTCCAGACGACACTGGTCAATCGCAGTGGTCTTGATGATCCGCACATCGCGGTGCTGTCGCCGGGGCCGGAGCATCCGGACTATTTCTCCCACGCCTATTTAGCGCGCTATCTTGGCTACATCCTCGTTGAGGGCGGCGATCTCGTCTGCCAAAACAATCAGGTTTGCCTGAAGACCCTTGCTGGTCTCAAGCCGATTGATCTGATCGTCCGCTGCATCGAAGGCGCCAAGGCCGATCCGCTCGAGCTGGATCCTACCGGCTTCGATGGCGCGACGTCCATGGTGCGGGCGGTTCGCGGCACCGGGGTGAAGATCGTCAACCAGCTCGGCACAGCCATCGTAGAGAACCGTGGCATCGCGCCCTATCTGCCGCGTATCTGTCAATATCTCCTCGGCGAGGAGTTGAAGCTGCAGGAAGCCCCTCGCTGGTGGCTGGGTGATCCGTCCTCGAAAGCCCATGTCCTTGAGAATCTCGACCAGATGCTCATTTCCGACGCCCACGAAGGCTCCGGCCGTCCCGGCGAAGCACGCCCGGCCGTTGATGGTGCGCTGCTCGATGAAGCTGGCCGCGCTGAACTGGTCGAACGCATCGAACTCTTTGGCAATCAGCTGGTCGCCGAGCAGAAAATGGGCTTTGCGACGACGCCGAGCTGGGATGGCGATAGCCTCAAGCCCCAGTCTTTTGCTGTGCGTTTCTACACCTTCCGCCGCTCGCAGAATTATCAGGTCATGCCCGGCGGGCTGTCGATGTCGCTCGGGGCGCAGCAGGCCATTGGCCTCTATTCTCCGGACGGGATCACCCGCGACGTCTGGATCCAGTCGGAAACGGCCCCCGCTCCGTTTGAGAGCATCTGGGCGAGCCGCGAATCCCCGTCGGCCTATTCCCGCGCCGGACGGTCCTTGCAGAGCCGGATTGCCGACAACCTCTTTTGGCTTGGCCGCAACGTGGAACGGGCCGAATGGCAGTTCCGCCTCTGCCGACAAGCGCTCAGCCGTCTCAATGAGGACAGCGGACCGGAGGAAGATCACCGCACGGTCACCTCTGCGCTCAACAGCCTGATCCTGCGTGCGCCCAAGGCGCCCATCTTTGACGCGGGCTTTGGCGGCATGAACGAGATCGAACGTCTCGTGCGCACGATCCTTTATGGCAAGGGCCGGGCCCACGGTTTTCAGGAAAGCCTGTTCCACATGCATCGTCTGGCCGGGCTCACCCGCGACCGGATGTCGTCCGATGCCTGGCGTATTCTCAACGACTTCTTCACCGACCGTCGCTGGCATCAGCAGCCCGGCTTCGTCCATGCTGGTCAGGTCGTCGACCTATTGGACCGGGGCCTGATGAGCCTTGCGGCTTTCTCAGGTGTTGCCATGGAGAACATGACACGCAACTACGGTTGGCGTTTTCTCGACATTGGCCGCCGCATCGAGAGGGCAGAGAACCTGTCTTCGCTGTTCAACCGTCTGGTTTTTTCCTCGGGAATGGCAACGGATGCGCCTCGCCGGATGATGTTCATCCTTGAAGTCGCCGACAGCTTCATTACATATCGGTCTCGGTATCGGATCATGCCATCACTGCCCGCAGTGATCGATCTGTTGCTGCTCGACGAAGCCAACCCGCGCTCTATCGTCTTCCAGATCGCGGCTCTTCACGAACATATTCATTCGCTCCCCAAGGAGCCGGAAATCGGTCAGCGCAGCGAGGAAAACCGCCTCGTGCTCGGGCTGCTGTCACAATTGCAGCTGGCCGAAGGACACATCCTTGCGCAGATTCCTCAAGTGGATGAGACCAAGGACCTTGAACAGATGATCTCCGAAGAAACCGCACTCGAACGCTTGTTGCAAGATCAGATGCACCAACTGCCGCAGCTCACCGAAATTCTGACGCGGCGCTACTTCACTCATACCGAAGAACAGCCCTATCGCATCTGATCCGACGAGAGGCCAGGCCACATTCATGCGCTATCGCATCACGCACAAAACGGACTATCGCTACGCCAATTCGGTGGCCCAGTCCAACCATCTGGTCCATCTGGCCCCCCGGCAGACCAAGGGGCAGCTTGTGGAGAGCCATGAGCTCGTCATCTCGCCGCGCCCGGCAACGCAGCGTGAGTTCTTCGACTATTTCGGCAACCCGACGGTTCATCTGACCATTGAGGAAGATCATCATCTGCTCTCGATCCACTCCTTCTCGACCATCCGGGTCGAACGCGACCATGCAGAGGCAGTCGAAACGTCTACGGCCAATTGGGAAACCGTGCGGGATCTCATGCGGGATCCTGCCCACGCGTCAGAGGCGGAATTCGCCTGCTACTCGGGCTTTACCACTCCGACCAATGCGATTGCCAAATATGGTGCCCAGTCCTTCACGCCGGGCCGAAAGTTGCTCGAGGCGGTCAGCGATCTGACGGCCCGCATTTTCAACGACTTCGAATATGACAGCGTCGTCACCGATGCCTCGACCCCGGTGGATCGGGTGTTCGAGCTGATGGCCGGGGTCTGTCAGGATTTTGCCCATCTCGAACTGACGTGCTTGCGTGCACTGGGGCTTCCAGCCCGTTATGTGTCGGGCTACCTGCGTACCTATCCGCCCGAAGGTCAGCCCCGGCTGATCGGTGCCGACGCATCCCACGCATGGATATCGGTCTGGTGTCCGGAAGCCGGTTGGGTCGATTTCGATCCCACCAACAACAAGATCATTGCCGATGAGCATGTCACGCTGACGATCGGTCGGGATTTCGACGATGTCAGCCCCATCTCCGGCATCGTTCTGGGGGGAGGCAACCACTTCGTGGATGTGTCCGTTGACGTCATGCCAATCGACGACAACGGCAACGAAATCGGAACATCCGTCAACCCGGCTGCCCCTGCCGAAGCGGCGGCAGCGCCGGCGGCCCCCAATGGCCAGGCTCAGGCTCAGGCAGCATCCCAGCGCCCCGATCTGACACGGCAGAACCAGCAGATTCAGGAACAGTCGCAATCTCAGGCGCAGACGCAGCCTCCAATGCAGACCCTCGACATGCTGGAAGATCCCGAGGCAACTTCGCAGCCAGTACTGGGCGATCGCACTTACTGATCTCTTTATCACTTGAGACCCACTCAAGGCACTCTCCGGAATTTGGCCGTCCCGGTGCGATCCTGTCTGTTCAATTCCGCTCTGCCGGATCGCGAATTCGGATCAGTCAGGAGGCGGAATCGCAGCCGGGCAGGGTGAGTTAAATCTCCTCTAGATGGCAAAGATGCCGCTTCAGAAGCAATCAATTTCAATCCTTGAAATAATTGCAGGGTGCGTTTCATGCATGACGCGCTTGTCGATACTGCATAGCTTTTGGAAGTGGTATAATGAGTTTTTGCAGTGCCGCAACGTTCATAACAACCACTTTTTGCCCCATATTTTTGAGCTAACCATCTGGGGTTTCAAAGCAATCCCTCCAATTGTACCAATTAGTATATTCACTCAATTAATGATTGTGCTCTTAGGGAGCTATAAACTTACGTAACGGAAGGAAAATGGGCCGTTGATGCAGGTCAACGTATGTTTCGTGAAGGTAGACTATTGGATAGGTGACCAGATATTGGGAGGACCAAGTGCATGAACTCGAAGCCTCGAGGCGTACGGCCGTGGTAGTTGAATCCAGGGCACAGTCTTTTCACAACAGATAGGGAAATTCACTCATCCTGCTGGCCTTTCCGGGGCAGTGGGCTTTAGCTGTTTGTACCCAATGATGTCTTTCTTTCTTTAAGTTGACTGGCGGAGGAGAACACCGGTCGGCTGTAACTAGGTGGAGAATATGAACGACAAACTTCCTAACACACCGGTGTATCCCGGAATAGCAACGGTCATTCACGGCAACGGCGCGATCGCTCAGGTTATGGGGCAAGTGTGCGGTGGCGTGATTGGCTACCCCATCACGCCTTCGACAGAGATTGCCGAACTTTATGAATCCTTCCGGGCAGCAGGTGGCCAGAACCTGTGGGGCCGGCATCCATTCTTCTTCGAGCCAGAAGGTGAGCATTCCGCCCAGTCCGGTGCCCTTGGTGCGGCACTGACCGGTGGTCAGTATATTTCCAACGCCTCTTCCTCTCAGGGCGTTCTGTACGGTCTGGAATCGCATTATGTCACCGTCGGCAAGAAAGTCGGCGGGTTTGTCATGCAGGTCGCCGCGCGTTCAGTCTCCCGCCATTCACTGAACGTCATGGCCGGCCATGACGACGTTTATGCCTTGTTGCCCTCCGGTTACACGATCCTTTTCGGCTCCAACCCCCAGGAAGCCGCTGACCTGGCCGCGATCTCCTATCGCGCAAGTGCCATGTCCATGATCCCGGTTGCCAACTGCATGGACGGCTTCGTCACCAGCCACATGATGAGCGAAGTGCTCATGCCGGAAGACGAACTGCTCGCAGACTTCATTGGCGACCCGACCGAAAACATTCCTTGCCCGACCGTCGCTCAGGAAATGCTCTATGGCTCCAAGGGCCGTGTCTTCCACCTGAAACGCTATCTCGGTCGTCACAGCTCGGACATGGAACAGGATGTCTATGCCAAGCTGATTGCCTTCCTTGACGCAAATGCAGATGCCATTGAGGAAGACACCGCTGGCGACCTCATCGCCCAGACCGTTGGCCTCGTGCCTGCCGAGTTGCATGCCCAGTGGAAACGGCAGTGGACCAATGCCGCTCCCAAAGGCACCCGTCAGCGCGTTCCCGCTCAGGTCGACGTCAACAACCCCGGCCTCACCGGCGGCGTTCAGAACCAGCCCGACTATCAGGCAGGCTCCGTTGACCATCGCACCCACTTCGTGCGCGACGTTCCCCGCTTCGTCAAGGAAGCGATGGACGAATACACCGCGCTCACCGGCCGCTACTACGCGCCGATCAAGACCTTCGAATGCGACGATGCAGACACCGTCGTTGTCGGTCTCGGCTCTGTGACCGATGACGCCGAAGCTGTCGCTTCCTATCTGCGCCGTCAGGGCAAGAAAGTCGGCGTCATCTCCGTCAAGATGCTGCAGCCGTTCCCGGAAGCCGAAATGGTCGCCGCTCTGGCTGGCAAAAAAGCCGTTACCATCCTTGAACGTTCCGACGTCACGGCCCTCACTGGCCTTGTCAAGGAAGCACTCCTGAAAGCGGTCGAAAACGCCTCTG
This DNA window, taken from uncultured Cohaesibacter sp., encodes the following:
- a CDS encoding circularly permuted type 2 ATP-grasp protein, whose translation is MPTLLYQPQAGVHDEMMDANGAIRPHWQQWFQSFSNWSPTERGTHSEQLNQVVRETGIAYDLFADPNEAKQPWSIDLAPLIVSPEEWLWLKAALAQRARLFNAINLDLYGPQKLIREGYLPAALIFSDKTYLRSMQGHKSLFNGVQFFAADLAKGPDGSWRVLDNHAETPAGVGFALANRISLTHCEGNLFRDSKALRLAPYFQQLQTTLVNRSGLDDPHIAVLSPGPEHPDYFSHAYLARYLGYILVEGGDLVCQNNQVCLKTLAGLKPIDLIVRCIEGAKADPLELDPTGFDGATSMVRAVRGTGVKIVNQLGTAIVENRGIAPYLPRICQYLLGEELKLQEAPRWWLGDPSSKAHVLENLDQMLISDAHEGSGRPGEARPAVDGALLDEAGRAELVERIELFGNQLVAEQKMGFATTPSWDGDSLKPQSFAVRFYTFRRSQNYQVMPGGLSMSLGAQQAIGLYSPDGITRDVWIQSETAPAPFESIWASRESPSAYSRAGRSLQSRIADNLFWLGRNVERAEWQFRLCRQALSRLNEDSGPEEDHRTVTSALNSLILRAPKAPIFDAGFGGMNEIERLVRTILYGKGRAHGFQESLFHMHRLAGLTRDRMSSDAWRILNDFFTDRRWHQQPGFVHAGQVVDLLDRGLMSLAAFSGVAMENMTRNYGWRFLDIGRRIERAENLSSLFNRLVFSSGMATDAPRRMMFILEVADSFITYRSRYRIMPSLPAVIDLLLLDEANPRSIVFQIAALHEHIHSLPKEPEIGQRSEENRLVLGLLSQLQLAEGHILAQIPQVDETKDLEQMISEETALERLLQDQMHQLPQLTEILTRRYFTHTEEQPYRI
- a CDS encoding transglutaminase family protein codes for the protein MRYRITHKTDYRYANSVAQSNHLVHLAPRQTKGQLVESHELVISPRPATQREFFDYFGNPTVHLTIEEDHHLLSIHSFSTIRVERDHAEAVETSTANWETVRDLMRDPAHASEAEFACYSGFTTPTNAIAKYGAQSFTPGRKLLEAVSDLTARIFNDFEYDSVVTDASTPVDRVFELMAGVCQDFAHLELTCLRALGLPARYVSGYLRTYPPEGQPRLIGADASHAWISVWCPEAGWVDFDPTNNKIIADEHVTLTIGRDFDDVSPISGIVLGGGNHFVDVSVDVMPIDDNGNEIGTSVNPAAPAEAAAAPAAPNGQAQAQAASQRPDLTRQNQQIQEQSQSQAQTQPPMQTLDMLEDPEATSQPVLGDRTY